Within the Duncaniella freteri genome, the region AAGTCGCCACGCTTTTGCGGTCGAGCATCTGCACCGTGTCGGCGTGAATCTCTGTGACGTATCTTTTGATGCCGTCCTTATCGTCATACGAGCGAGTGCGCATCTTGCCTTGAATGTAGAGAGCTGCGCCCTTGCGTATGTAGTCACGCGCTATTTCGGCGAGTTTACCGAAAAGCACTATGTTGTGCCACTCGGTGCGGTCTTCGGATGTCGAGCCGTCTTTCTTTGTGTAGCCGCGTTCAGTTGTCGCGACTGTGAGCGTTGCCATCGTCTTGCCGTTGCTCGTGGTGATGATTTTCGGGTCTTCACCAACGTAGCCGATGATTGTTACTTGATTAACGGATGCCATGAGGTTTACTACGTTATAATTATTATTTAGTTTTATATATACACACTTATTGATTATTATATATTATATCAATAGAAGTGTGCGTTGACTATTTCGCGTTTCTGATTTTCACTTGCTTTTGACAAGTATAGGTTGACGGCTCGTATTTCGGCGACATGAACGATATTACTCCGGGTATTTTATGCTCACGCCCGGCATATCGTCTGCGTATTTCACGGAATCGTGCGTATCGTTCACAATTCATTCTGATAAGGCAGTTTGTGCCGGAGCATACGATTGAATCCGATAGTACTGTGCTTGCCATGTCGCTTAATATCGAAAGTCTGTGAAGTGGATTATTACACCGTTGAAAGTCATATCGCCCTGCGGCTCTTTGCCGAAAAACCAATC harbors:
- a CDS encoding single-stranded DNA-binding protein, translated to MASVNQVTIIGYVGEDPKIITTSNGKTMATLTVATTERGYTKKDGSTSEDRTEWHNIVLFGKLAEIARDYIRKGAALYIQGKMRTRSYDDKDGIKRYVTEIHADTVQMLDRKSVATSQAPQQYAEQQPQYGYQQPSMNDPDLPF